A window of the Arenibacter algicola genome harbors these coding sequences:
- a CDS encoding SGNH/GDSL hydrolase family protein produces MKALKLSMALFALTVFTMNNSYGQDWPNLEHFSEDNKKVGMPAPNENRVVFMGNSITIGWLNKRPEFFEGKTYINRGISGQTTPQMLLRFRQDVIDLKPKVVVILAGTNDIAGNTGPSTPKMILDNIKSMAELARANDIKVIISSVLPAFDYPWKPGLNPNEKIPALNKLLKEYTEANGHIYLDYYTAMADNRNGLPKEYAHDEVHPTPEGYAVMEPLVEEAIRRALQ; encoded by the coding sequence ATGAAAGCATTAAAATTATCAATGGCGTTATTTGCACTAACCGTTTTCACTATGAACAATAGTTATGGACAGGATTGGCCCAATCTAGAGCACTTTTCAGAAGATAACAAAAAGGTGGGAATGCCGGCTCCCAATGAAAATCGTGTGGTATTCATGGGCAATTCCATTACCATAGGCTGGCTGAACAAAAGGCCGGAGTTCTTTGAAGGGAAAACCTATATCAACAGAGGCATTAGTGGGCAGACTACACCCCAGATGTTATTGCGTTTTAGACAAGATGTAATTGACCTGAAGCCTAAAGTTGTGGTTATTTTGGCAGGAACCAATGATATTGCCGGAAATACAGGACCTTCAACTCCAAAAATGATATTGGACAATATAAAGTCCATGGCAGAACTTGCCAGGGCCAACGATATTAAGGTTATTATCTCCTCCGTACTTCCTGCCTTCGATTACCCATGGAAACCTGGATTAAATCCCAATGAAAAAATACCTGCACTCAACAAACTTCTAAAAGAATATACGGAAGCAAATGGTCATATATATCTTGACTATTATACAGCAATGGCTGATAATAGAAACGGACTTCCAAAAGAATACGCTCATGATGAGGTTCATCCTACCCCCGAGGGTTACGCCGTTATGGAACCATTGGTGGAAGAAGCAATAAGACGAGCTTTGCAATAG
- a CDS encoding family 20 glycosylhydrolase, with amino-acid sequence MRKLLFIFLYTSICLGHAQDIFEVKGLCIAAPNADSVTEFVKFVDEELGPIGINTLVLRVDFNYAYESRPELRGNNPLSKEQIKELVAVAKKHHINLIPQVNLFGHQSWAEKTNKLLEVYPEFDETPHIKIPEKYEWPNADGLYCKSYCPLHPEVHDVVFDLVDEIISVFEAKAFHAGMDEVFYIADEKCPRCQGKDPATIFANEVNKISRHLEIKNKRLWIWGDRLIDASTSGIGMWEASMNNTSRAIDLIDKSVVICDWHYEKALPTPALFALKGLDVVACPWKKPDVAKEQVNMMYKFKENATPEMKEHFLGMMHTVWSSASEFIKSYHTQKDKEINPVTQEVCFRAMMAAIKDVERIGKNVN; translated from the coding sequence ATGAGAAAACTACTCTTTATATTTTTGTATACAAGTATTTGTTTGGGCCATGCACAAGATATTTTTGAGGTAAAGGGACTTTGTATAGCCGCGCCCAATGCTGATAGTGTAACCGAGTTTGTGAAATTCGTTGATGAAGAATTGGGTCCTATTGGCATCAACACCTTAGTACTTCGGGTAGATTTTAATTATGCCTATGAATCAAGACCGGAATTAAGGGGCAATAACCCATTGTCTAAGGAACAAATAAAGGAATTGGTAGCTGTTGCCAAAAAACACCATATAAATCTAATTCCCCAAGTAAATTTATTCGGACATCAGAGTTGGGCAGAAAAAACCAATAAACTACTGGAAGTATATCCCGAATTTGATGAAACGCCACATATTAAAATACCTGAAAAATATGAATGGCCCAATGCTGATGGACTCTACTGCAAAAGTTATTGCCCGTTACATCCGGAGGTGCACGATGTGGTGTTTGATCTGGTAGATGAAATTATTTCCGTCTTCGAAGCCAAAGCCTTTCACGCAGGAATGGACGAGGTATTTTACATAGCGGATGAAAAATGCCCCCGTTGCCAAGGAAAAGATCCTGCTACAATATTTGCGAATGAGGTTAATAAAATAAGTCGACATTTGGAGATCAAAAACAAGCGACTTTGGATTTGGGGCGATCGTTTAATAGATGCATCCACTTCCGGCATCGGAATGTGGGAGGCCAGTATGAACAACACTTCCAGGGCCATAGACCTAATTGATAAATCTGTAGTGATTTGCGACTGGCATTATGAAAAGGCATTACCAACCCCTGCCCTATTTGCCCTTAAGGGATTGGATGTTGTAGCCTGCCCTTGGAAGAAGCCAGACGTTGCCAAAGAACAGGTTAATATGATGTATAAATTTAAAGAAAACGCAACTCCGGAAATGAAGGAACACTTTTTGGGTATGATGCATACAGTTTGGTCTTCTGCCAGTGAATTCATAAAAAGCTATCATACCCAAAAGGACAAAGAAATCAATCCAGTTACCCAAGAAGTCTGTTTTAGGGCAATGATGGCCGCAATAAAGGATGTAGAAAGAATTGGTAAAAACGTCAATTAG
- a CDS encoding glycosyltransferase family 2 protein, whose amino-acid sequence MNKSSISILIPYKNTAEFLPDCIQSIIDQTHEDWEILAVNDHSTDNSLDIMYSYAQKDTRIKVLINEGKGIIEALRTAYSHSQGTYITRMDSDDVMSPNKLETMVNSLKNHGQGHVALGKVKYFSKEGVGDGYKSYEKWLNRLTEKGLNYSEIYKECVIPSPCWMVDRKDLEKAGAFASNRYPEDYDLAFRFYGQGLKCIPTNELLHYWRDYGHRTSRTSEHYAQNYFLDIKLHYFLKLDHDNRSPLVLWGAGNKGKSLAKKLLKKNIAFTWVCNNSNKIGLDIHDKKMDHYLEINNLQNAQILITVANKEAQEFIKEYLLAQGEKTVQDFFFFC is encoded by the coding sequence ATGAATAAAAGTAGTATCAGCATTCTTATTCCTTATAAAAATACCGCGGAATTTCTACCGGACTGCATACAATCCATCATCGACCAAACACATGAAGACTGGGAAATTCTGGCTGTAAATGACCATTCTACCGACAATAGTTTGGATATCATGTATTCATATGCACAAAAGGATACCAGGATCAAGGTATTGATAAATGAAGGCAAGGGAATTATTGAAGCCCTTAGAACAGCCTATTCGCATTCCCAGGGCACCTATATAACCAGAATGGATTCTGATGACGTTATGTCCCCAAATAAATTGGAAACCATGGTTAATTCCCTTAAAAACCATGGACAGGGACATGTAGCTCTAGGAAAAGTGAAATACTTTTCAAAAGAGGGGGTTGGGGATGGTTACAAGAGTTATGAAAAATGGTTGAACCGCTTAACGGAAAAGGGATTAAACTATTCTGAAATATATAAGGAATGTGTAATACCCTCCCCATGTTGGATGGTAGATAGGAAAGATTTGGAAAAGGCCGGGGCATTTGCTTCGAACCGCTATCCTGAAGATTACGACCTAGCCTTCCGTTTTTATGGGCAGGGTCTAAAATGTATTCCAACCAATGAGCTTCTCCACTATTGGCGCGATTATGGCCATAGAACATCCCGAACCAGTGAACACTATGCCCAAAACTATTTTTTGGACATTAAACTCCATTATTTCCTAAAACTTGACCATGACAATCGAAGCCCTTTGGTACTATGGGGTGCAGGTAACAAAGGGAAATCCCTGGCCAAAAAACTTCTAAAAAAAAACATAGCTTTTACATGGGTATGCAACAACTCCAATAAGATTGGTTTGGATATTCATGATAAAAAGATGGATCACTATCTAGAAATAAACAATCTACAAAATGCCCAAATTTTAATTACTGTTGCCAACAAAGAAGCGCAGGAATTTATAAAGGAATATTTGTTGGCACAGGGAGAAAAAACTGTACAAGACTTTTTCTTTTTTTGCTGA
- a CDS encoding BatA domain-containing protein, translated as MLFKHPELLWALLLLLIPIFIHLFQLRRFKKTPFTNVKILKKVVAESRKSNSLKKWLLLITRLLLLTALIIAFAQPFIPGKSALKNNETVIYLDNSLSMQAKMGTATLLENMVQGILKSVPEENVFTLFTNDKIYREVRIGDIKNDLLALPYSKNQLKLKEINLKAKTLFSGTEGTRKDLVLISDFQISINTPITDSLPDINRHLVKLAPENLVNISIDTVFINSISSDNLDLKSILSTNTELDNSPVSLYNGEKLIAKTSVTFNKNKKGEVIFTIPANELINGEIVISDSGLNYDNNLYFNLGKQDKIKVLSIGDADNNYLRRIFGEEVFQYSNLSLKSLNYSLLESQNLIILNELNSIPVALQNALQAFKNTGGSLVIIPSGQIDLENYNSFLMGLSNTMLLSSVTEERKISQIAFAHPLYKNVFEKEVTNFQYPSVKSFYTTKSAIPKILSYQGGDPFLVGEDGFYLFTASISKENSNILNSPLIVPTLYNMGMASLKIPKIYEMIGGKTTVDIPIDLTKDRILKVSQKDFEFIPFQQSYTNKTTLTFDDYPEVSGIYDITDEGKVVKHISFNFPRAESQLQYMDLDELKASGKNDNVEALFQNIEKDNSVNELWKWFVILALAFIFIEVLIQKFLK; from the coding sequence ATGCTTTTTAAACATCCGGAACTGCTTTGGGCCCTTTTACTTCTCCTTATTCCTATTTTTATTCACCTTTTTCAACTACGTAGATTTAAGAAAACCCCATTTACTAATGTAAAAATCTTAAAAAAAGTAGTGGCGGAATCCAGGAAGAGCAACTCATTAAAAAAATGGCTCCTTTTAATTACCCGACTATTGCTCCTAACTGCACTTATAATTGCTTTTGCCCAACCCTTTATTCCAGGGAAATCTGCGCTAAAAAACAACGAAACAGTCATTTACCTTGATAATTCCCTAAGTATGCAGGCCAAAATGGGAACAGCTACCTTATTGGAAAATATGGTTCAAGGGATACTAAAATCTGTTCCTGAGGAAAATGTTTTTACACTTTTTACCAACGATAAAATATATCGGGAAGTCCGTATTGGCGACATCAAAAATGATTTGCTTGCCCTGCCCTATTCCAAGAACCAATTAAAGCTTAAAGAAATTAATTTAAAGGCCAAAACCTTGTTCTCCGGAACTGAAGGCACGCGAAAAGATCTGGTCTTGATTTCCGATTTTCAAATAAGTATCAACACACCCATTACAGACTCGCTTCCCGATATAAATAGACATTTGGTAAAATTGGCACCGGAGAACCTAGTCAATATTTCAATTGATACTGTTTTTATCAATTCCATATCCTCAGATAATTTGGATTTAAAAAGCATTCTCTCTACCAATACAGAATTGGACAATTCTCCTGTTTCCCTATACAATGGAGAAAAATTAATTGCAAAAACATCGGTCACCTTCAATAAGAATAAAAAAGGCGAGGTAATTTTCACCATTCCGGCAAACGAACTTATAAATGGAGAAATTGTAATCTCCGATTCAGGACTTAATTATGACAATAATCTTTACTTCAATTTAGGCAAACAAGATAAAATTAAAGTACTATCCATAGGGGATGCCGATAATAATTATTTAAGGCGTATTTTTGGGGAGGAGGTATTTCAGTATTCCAACTTAAGCTTAAAGTCACTGAATTACAGCCTTTTGGAATCACAAAATTTGATTATACTCAATGAACTTAACTCCATCCCCGTAGCTTTGCAAAATGCCCTGCAAGCATTTAAAAATACCGGAGGCAGCTTAGTAATTATTCCAAGTGGCCAAATTGATTTGGAAAATTACAATTCCTTTTTGATGGGACTTTCCAATACTATGTTACTTTCTTCGGTTACGGAAGAAAGAAAAATTAGTCAGATTGCCTTTGCCCATCCCCTGTATAAAAATGTATTCGAAAAAGAAGTAACCAATTTCCAATACCCCTCCGTCAAATCATTCTATACTACTAAATCGGCCATACCAAAAATCCTTTCTTACCAAGGTGGTGATCCATTTCTGGTAGGGGAAGACGGCTTTTATTTATTTACAGCATCGATATCCAAGGAAAATTCAAATATTTTAAATTCTCCCTTAATTGTCCCCACCTTGTACAACATGGGTATGGCAAGTCTTAAAATTCCGAAGATTTATGAGATGATAGGTGGCAAAACCACTGTTGATATTCCTATTGATCTTACAAAAGATAGGATTTTGAAAGTGTCCCAAAAAGATTTCGAATTTATACCCTTTCAACAGTCCTATACCAACAAAACCACCTTAACTTTTGATGATTATCCTGAGGTCTCCGGGATATACGATATAACGGACGAAGGAAAGGTAGTTAAGCACATCAGCTTCAACTTTCCAAGGGCGGAAAGCCAGTTACAATATATGGATCTCGATGAACTCAAAGCTAGTGGTAAAAATGACAATGTTGAAGCATTGTTCCAAAATATAGAAAAAGACAATAGCGTCAACGAGCTTTGGAAATGGTTTGTTATTTTAGCATTAGCATTTATATTTATTGAGGTTCTTATCCAAAAATTTCTGAAATGA
- a CDS encoding dihydroorotase: MNILLKSAKIVAPNNKELHLKKRDIFIKNGVIEDIAANLDVQGKTKVIQYKNLHVSLGWFDSCVSFGEPGYEERETIENGLYTAAMSGFTDIVLNPNTNPLPDSSSDIVFLKNASKNAATTLHALGTLTVKSEGESLAELYDMKTAGAVGFYDYKLPLRNSNLLKIALQYAHNFNGLVHSFPMDLQIAGKGIVNEGEVSTKLGLKGIPNLAEELNIVRDLFILEYTGGKLHIPTISTANSVKLIAEAKKKGLDVSCSVAVHNLCFTDDTLTEFDSHFKLMPPLRTQLDRKALIKGLKDGTIDFVTTDHRPMDIEHKRVEFDNASDGTIGLESAFGMLNQIFDLDTTISLLTKGRERYGIETPVLKVGENAALTLFDPDQEYTFEDEDILSNSKNSCFVGSKLKGKVYGIVSNNQIIN; the protein is encoded by the coding sequence ATGAACATACTTTTAAAATCTGCCAAGATAGTTGCTCCTAACAACAAGGAACTTCATTTAAAAAAGCGCGATATATTTATAAAAAATGGGGTAATTGAAGATATTGCTGCCAATTTGGATGTTCAAGGAAAAACTAAGGTCATCCAATATAAGAACCTACATGTATCCCTTGGATGGTTCGACTCTTGCGTAAGTTTTGGCGAACCGGGCTATGAGGAAAGGGAAACCATTGAAAATGGCCTATATACAGCCGCAATGAGCGGTTTTACGGATATTGTCCTAAACCCCAATACCAATCCCCTTCCCGATAGCAGCTCGGATATTGTCTTTTTGAAGAATGCCTCCAAAAATGCGGCCACTACCCTTCATGCTTTGGGAACTTTGACCGTTAAGTCTGAAGGAGAAAGCTTGGCCGAACTATATGATATGAAAACCGCCGGTGCCGTTGGGTTTTATGATTACAAATTGCCTTTAAGGAACTCGAACCTTTTAAAAATTGCCTTGCAATACGCCCATAATTTCAATGGACTTGTACATTCTTTTCCTATGGATCTGCAGATTGCCGGAAAAGGAATAGTCAATGAAGGTGAAGTATCTACAAAATTGGGGTTAAAAGGAATTCCCAATTTAGCCGAGGAGCTAAATATTGTCAGGGATCTGTTCATATTGGAATATACGGGAGGAAAACTACACATCCCCACTATTTCAACGGCCAATTCTGTGAAACTCATTGCGGAAGCCAAAAAAAAGGGATTGGATGTTAGTTGTAGCGTGGCAGTACACAACCTATGCTTCACCGATGATACTTTGACAGAGTTCGATTCCCACTTTAAATTGATGCCTCCACTTAGAACCCAATTAGACCGCAAGGCTTTGATTAAGGGACTAAAGGATGGAACCATAGATTTTGTTACCACAGACCATAGACCTATGGATATTGAGCACAAAAGAGTGGAATTCGATAATGCCTCGGACGGCACCATAGGCCTAGAAAGCGCTTTTGGAATGTTAAATCAAATTTTTGATCTTGATACCACCATTTCCCTTTTGACCAAAGGTCGCGAAAGATATGGTATTGAAACACCTGTGCTGAAAGTAGGTGAAAATGCAGCGCTTACCCTATTTGACCCCGATCAGGAATATACCTTTGAAGATGAGGACATTTTATCCAATTCAAAGAATAGTTGTTTTGTGGGAAGTAAACTTAAAGGAAAGGTTTATGGAATTGTTTCCAACAATCAAATAATTAACTAA
- a CDS encoding DUF4870 domain-containing protein yields MDQKTISEGKTMALISYITVIGLLIAFIVNSDKKNEFVKFHIGQSLRVWILAIALSIVLGLIAVTMGMGFLRILQWAPWVLAVMGAINAYNGKLEKLPIIGSIGE; encoded by the coding sequence ATGGACCAGAAAACTATAAGTGAGGGAAAAACTATGGCATTAATCAGTTATATTACTGTTATTGGTCTGCTTATTGCCTTTATAGTAAACAGTGATAAAAAAAATGAATTTGTCAAATTCCATATTGGACAATCTTTAAGGGTGTGGATCTTGGCCATTGCACTTTCTATTGTCCTTGGACTTATAGCTGTTACAATGGGGATGGGATTCCTTAGAATATTACAGTGGGCCCCATGGGTTTTGGCTGTAATGGGAGCCATTAATGCCTACAATGGCAAATTGGAAAAATTACCAATTATTGGATCTATTGGAGAATAA
- a CDS encoding alpha/beta hydrolase: MTTAPLSLEHLIRPSNITEGKPPVLFMFHGYGSNEEDLFSFASELPQELCIISVRAPYPMQPYGNAWYAINFEAEKGKWNNEEEAVLSRDKIKVFIEEACKTYGLDEKNVTLLGFSQGTILSYAVALSYPELVRNVIALSGYINENLMLKNYQGNNFKNLKIYASHGSVDQVIPVAWAQQAPGILNNLNIDHVYEEFPVGHGVAPQNFYSFKTWLQDKI; encoded by the coding sequence ATGACTACAGCTCCCCTTTCATTGGAACATCTTATTAGACCATCAAATATTACCGAAGGCAAGCCTCCCGTGCTGTTCATGTTCCACGGCTATGGAAGCAACGAGGAAGATCTGTTTTCCTTTGCCTCAGAACTGCCTCAAGAACTTTGTATCATATCCGTAAGGGCCCCCTACCCTATGCAACCCTATGGTAATGCATGGTATGCCATTAACTTTGAAGCCGAAAAAGGCAAATGGAACAATGAGGAAGAAGCAGTCCTTTCCAGGGATAAAATTAAAGTGTTTATAGAGGAAGCTTGCAAAACCTATGGCTTGGACGAAAAAAATGTGACCCTATTAGGGTTCAGTCAAGGTACCATACTAAGTTATGCGGTGGCCCTATCCTACCCTGAGTTGGTCAGGAATGTAATAGCCCTAAGTGGCTATATCAATGAAAACCTTATGTTGAAGAACTATCAGGGAAACAACTTCAAAAATTTAAAGATCTATGCCTCCCACGGAAGTGTAGACCAGGTAATCCCTGTTGCTTGGGCCCAACAAGCCCCCGGTATTTTAAATAATCTAAACATAGACCATGTATATGAGGAATTCCCGGTAGGCCATGGTGTGGCCCCACAAAATTTCTACTCCTTCAAGACATGGCTTCAGGATAAAATTTAA
- a CDS encoding MBL fold metallo-hydrolase, with product MKITFLGTGTSQGIPVIGSKHPVCLSNNSKDKRLRVSVMVSWDSYNYVIDCGPDFRQQMLANNVVKIDGILFTHEHSDHTAGIDDIRPFFFRQGDIPIYAHERVVTSIKERFDYIFADENRYPGAPAVEINTIKNNKPFRIGNLMAIPVEAQHNRLQVFGFRIQDFVYLTDVKSMEKVEMEKIKGVNTLVVNALRIEPHHSHFNLEEALEFIDIVKPKTAYLTHISHLLGFHDEVEKLLPENVHLAYDNLVIEV from the coding sequence TTGAAAATAACTTTTTTAGGTACTGGAACATCGCAGGGAATCCCCGTAATTGGGAGCAAACACCCGGTCTGTTTAAGCAATAATTCCAAGGATAAACGGCTACGGGTTTCGGTAATGGTTTCTTGGGATTCCTATAATTATGTAATAGATTGTGGCCCCGATTTTAGACAGCAAATGCTTGCCAATAATGTGGTAAAGATAGATGGAATTTTATTTACCCATGAACATTCCGACCATACTGCGGGAATAGATGATATAAGACCCTTTTTTTTTAGACAGGGGGATATTCCTATCTATGCCCATGAACGGGTTGTGACTTCGATCAAGGAAAGGTTCGATTATATTTTCGCCGATGAAAATCGATATCCAGGTGCTCCGGCCGTAGAGATCAATACCATAAAAAACAATAAACCTTTTAGGATCGGAAACTTAATGGCCATACCTGTGGAGGCGCAACACAATAGATTACAGGTTTTTGGGTTTAGAATACAGGACTTTGTTTATCTAACCGATGTCAAAAGCATGGAAAAAGTAGAAATGGAAAAAATAAAAGGGGTTAACACACTGGTAGTCAATGCCCTGAGGATAGAACCACACCATTCCCATTTTAATTTGGAGGAAGCCTTGGAATTCATCGATATCGTAAAGCCTAAAACGGCTTATTTGACCCATATAAGCCACTTATTGGGTTTTCATGATGAGGTGGAGAAACTGCTTCCAGAAAATGTGCATTTGGCATATGACAATCTGGTTATAGAGGTTTAA